A section of the Corvus hawaiiensis isolate bCorHaw1 chromosome 14, bCorHaw1.pri.cur, whole genome shotgun sequence genome encodes:
- the LOC125333201 gene encoding E3 ubiquitin-protein ligase XIAP isoform X2, whose protein sequence is MHNLCVSWYRNLKESPAYEEMSCNVPHNSEACASADTDGAQEWAQERDRLGTFVGFPQGCAISVLALAQAGFVYTGEGDKVKCFSCHTTIEGWMPGDSAIKRHKHLAPSCKFITESAFLENSMDPVAQNYQNRTENGSSNSVLLCALDDPDVEADYLLRTRQVVDMSDSFYPKNPAMCSEETRLKSFHNWPLNGQLTPQELANAGFYYTGVGDQVACFCCGGKLKNWEPSDRAWSEHKRHFPKCLFVLGRGVGNISSESIPAELGISGLNNAQHPRNPSMAKYGKRLQTFLSWIYPVDKKQLAEAGFYSTGNGDHVVCFHCGGGLQEWKENEDPWDQHAKWFPGCRFVSKEKGIEFINNVHLRDGRKDSTTEAAEGTILPKDDLLQNPLVQSAIAMGFSLSEIRNTMEKRLQMTGESHTSVEDLVADLSAHKENTREEEPNEIPVEQDELIQLQNLYLSTEEKLRRLQEEKLCKICMAKDVSAVFIPCGHLVACKECAQLLNECPLCRTDITKIQEIFMY, encoded by the exons GAAATCTTAAGGAGAGCCCTGCTTATGAAGAGATGTCGTGTAATGTCCCACATAACTCAGAAGCTTGTGCCTCTGCAGACACTGATGGAGCCCAGGAATGGGCACAGGAACGTGACCGACTGGGAACTTTTGTTGGATTTCCACAGGGCTGTGCCATTTCGGTGTTAGCTCTAGCACAAGCTGGCTTTGTTTATACTGGAGAAGGTGACAAAGTGAAGTGCTTCAGTTGCCATACAACTATTGAAGGATGGATGCCTGGGGATTCTGCAATTAAGAGACACAAACACCTTGCTCCCAGCTGCAAGTTTATTACTGAATCTGCTTTTCTGGAAAATAGCATGGATCCTGTTGCCCAGAACTACCAGAATAGAACTGAAAATGGTTCCAGCAATTCAGTCCTCCTGTGTGCTCTGGATGACCCTGATGTGGAGGCAGATTACCTTTTGAGAACTAGGCAGGTTGTGGATATGTCAGATAGTTTCTATCCTAAAAATCCTGCTATGTGCAGTGAAGAAACAAGATTGAAGTCTTTTCACAACTGGCCCCTCAATGGCCAGTTGACACCACAGGAATTAGCTAATGCTGGATTTTATTATACAGGTGTTGGTGATCAAGTGGCATGTTTTTGTTGTGGTGGAAAATTGAAGAACTGGGAACCCAGTGACAGAGCTTGGTCAGAACACAAGAGGCATTTTCCCAAATGCCTTTTTGTCCTGGGCCGGGGTGTTGGAAATATTTCAAGTGAATCTATTCCTGCTGAGCTTGGCATAAGTGGTCTGAACAATGCACAGCACCCAAGGAATCCCTCTATGGCAAAATATGGAAAACGTTTACAGACATTTTTATCTTGGATATATCCTGTTGACAAGAAGCAACTTGCAGAAGCTGGATTCTATAGCACAG GTAATGGTGATCACGTTGTATGTTTCCACTGTGGTGGAGGACTGCAAgaatggaaggaaaatgaagaccCTTGGGATCAACATGCCAAATGGTTTCCTGG GTGCAGATTTGTGAGCAAGGAAAAGGGGATAGAATTTATAAATAATGTTCACTTAAGAGATGGACGTAAGGATTCAACA ACAGAAGCTGCTGAAGGGACAATACTTCCTAAAG ATGATCTCTTACAGAATCCTTTGGTACAAAGTGCCATAGCCATGGGTTTCAGTTTGTCTGAGATTAGGAACACCATGGAAAAGAGATTGCAGATGACTGGAGAAAGTCACACATCTGTTGAGGATCTGGTAGCAGACTTAAGTGCtcataaagaaaatacaagGGAAGAAGAACCAAATGAAATCCCAGTTGAGCAAGATGAGCTTATTCAATTACAAAACCTCT ACCTCAGTACTGAAGAGAAGTTAAGACGCTTGCAGGAGGAAAAGCTCTGTAAAATCTGTATGGCTAAAGACGTATCAGCTGTCTTCATTCCCTGTGGTCACCTAGTTGCCTGTAAGGAATGTGCTCAATTACTTAATGAATGCCCTCTGTGTCGTACAGATATTACGAAGATACAGGAAATTTTTATGTATTAG
- the LOC125333201 gene encoding E3 ubiquitin-protein ligase XIAP isoform X4: protein MHNLCVSWYRNLKESPAYEEMSCNVPHNSEACASADTDGAQEWAQERDRLGTFVGFPQGCAISVLALAQAGFVYTGEGDKVKCFSCHTTIEGWMPGDSAIKRHKHLAPSCKFITESAFLENSMDPVAQNYQNRTENGSSNSVLLCALDDPDVEADYLLRTRQVVDMSDSFYPKNPAMCSEETRLKSFHNWPLNGQLTPQELANAGFYYTGVGDQVACFCCGGKLKNWEPSDRAWSEHKRHFPKCLFVLGRGVGNISSESIPAELGISGLNNAQHPRNPSMAKYGKRLQTFLSWIYPVDKKQLAEAGFYSTGNGDHVVCFHCGGGLQEWKENEDPWDQHAKWFPGCRFVSKEKGIEFINNVHLRDGRKDSTTEAAEGTILPKDLSTEEKLRRLQEEKLCKICMAKDVSAVFIPCGHLVACKECAQLLNECPLCRTDITKIQEIFMY, encoded by the exons GAAATCTTAAGGAGAGCCCTGCTTATGAAGAGATGTCGTGTAATGTCCCACATAACTCAGAAGCTTGTGCCTCTGCAGACACTGATGGAGCCCAGGAATGGGCACAGGAACGTGACCGACTGGGAACTTTTGTTGGATTTCCACAGGGCTGTGCCATTTCGGTGTTAGCTCTAGCACAAGCTGGCTTTGTTTATACTGGAGAAGGTGACAAAGTGAAGTGCTTCAGTTGCCATACAACTATTGAAGGATGGATGCCTGGGGATTCTGCAATTAAGAGACACAAACACCTTGCTCCCAGCTGCAAGTTTATTACTGAATCTGCTTTTCTGGAAAATAGCATGGATCCTGTTGCCCAGAACTACCAGAATAGAACTGAAAATGGTTCCAGCAATTCAGTCCTCCTGTGTGCTCTGGATGACCCTGATGTGGAGGCAGATTACCTTTTGAGAACTAGGCAGGTTGTGGATATGTCAGATAGTTTCTATCCTAAAAATCCTGCTATGTGCAGTGAAGAAACAAGATTGAAGTCTTTTCACAACTGGCCCCTCAATGGCCAGTTGACACCACAGGAATTAGCTAATGCTGGATTTTATTATACAGGTGTTGGTGATCAAGTGGCATGTTTTTGTTGTGGTGGAAAATTGAAGAACTGGGAACCCAGTGACAGAGCTTGGTCAGAACACAAGAGGCATTTTCCCAAATGCCTTTTTGTCCTGGGCCGGGGTGTTGGAAATATTTCAAGTGAATCTATTCCTGCTGAGCTTGGCATAAGTGGTCTGAACAATGCACAGCACCCAAGGAATCCCTCTATGGCAAAATATGGAAAACGTTTACAGACATTTTTATCTTGGATATATCCTGTTGACAAGAAGCAACTTGCAGAAGCTGGATTCTATAGCACAG GTAATGGTGATCACGTTGTATGTTTCCACTGTGGTGGAGGACTGCAAgaatggaaggaaaatgaagaccCTTGGGATCAACATGCCAAATGGTTTCCTGG GTGCAGATTTGTGAGCAAGGAAAAGGGGATAGAATTTATAAATAATGTTCACTTAAGAGATGGACGTAAGGATTCAACA ACAGAAGCTGCTGAAGGGACAATACTTCCTAAAG ACCTCAGTACTGAAGAGAAGTTAAGACGCTTGCAGGAGGAAAAGCTCTGTAAAATCTGTATGGCTAAAGACGTATCAGCTGTCTTCATTCCCTGTGGTCACCTAGTTGCCTGTAAGGAATGTGCTCAATTACTTAATGAATGCCCTCTGTGTCGTACAGATATTACGAAGATACAGGAAATTTTTATGTATTAG
- the LOC125333201 gene encoding E3 ubiquitin-protein ligase XIAP isoform X1, with protein sequence MHNLCVSWYRNLKESPAYEEMSCNVPHNSEACASADTDGAQEWAQERDRLGTFVGFPQGCAISVLALAQAGFVYTGEGDKVKCFSCHTTIEGWMPGDSAIKRHKHLAPSCKFITESAFLENSMDPVAQNYQNRTENGSSNSVLLCALDDPDVEADYLLRTRQVVDMSDSFYPKNPAMCSEETRLKSFHNWPLNGQLTPQELANAGFYYTGVGDQVACFCCGGKLKNWEPSDRAWSEHKRHFPKCLFVLGRGVGNISSESIPAELGISGLNNAQHPRNPSMAKYGKRLQTFLSWIYPVDKKQLAEAGFYSTGNGDHVVCFHCGGGLQEWKENEDPWDQHAKWFPGCRFVSKEKGIEFINNVHLRDGRKDSTTEAAEGTILPKDDLLQNPLVQSAIAMGFSLSEIRNTMEKRLQMTGESHTSVEDLVADLSAHKENTREEEPNEIPVEQDELIQLQNLCVYFHISSLVCEILFIVYSLIPVLPMVKLQYCNLKLKTFGLGRAKKALNKQDVNIFECSSIYKYHL encoded by the exons GAAATCTTAAGGAGAGCCCTGCTTATGAAGAGATGTCGTGTAATGTCCCACATAACTCAGAAGCTTGTGCCTCTGCAGACACTGATGGAGCCCAGGAATGGGCACAGGAACGTGACCGACTGGGAACTTTTGTTGGATTTCCACAGGGCTGTGCCATTTCGGTGTTAGCTCTAGCACAAGCTGGCTTTGTTTATACTGGAGAAGGTGACAAAGTGAAGTGCTTCAGTTGCCATACAACTATTGAAGGATGGATGCCTGGGGATTCTGCAATTAAGAGACACAAACACCTTGCTCCCAGCTGCAAGTTTATTACTGAATCTGCTTTTCTGGAAAATAGCATGGATCCTGTTGCCCAGAACTACCAGAATAGAACTGAAAATGGTTCCAGCAATTCAGTCCTCCTGTGTGCTCTGGATGACCCTGATGTGGAGGCAGATTACCTTTTGAGAACTAGGCAGGTTGTGGATATGTCAGATAGTTTCTATCCTAAAAATCCTGCTATGTGCAGTGAAGAAACAAGATTGAAGTCTTTTCACAACTGGCCCCTCAATGGCCAGTTGACACCACAGGAATTAGCTAATGCTGGATTTTATTATACAGGTGTTGGTGATCAAGTGGCATGTTTTTGTTGTGGTGGAAAATTGAAGAACTGGGAACCCAGTGACAGAGCTTGGTCAGAACACAAGAGGCATTTTCCCAAATGCCTTTTTGTCCTGGGCCGGGGTGTTGGAAATATTTCAAGTGAATCTATTCCTGCTGAGCTTGGCATAAGTGGTCTGAACAATGCACAGCACCCAAGGAATCCCTCTATGGCAAAATATGGAAAACGTTTACAGACATTTTTATCTTGGATATATCCTGTTGACAAGAAGCAACTTGCAGAAGCTGGATTCTATAGCACAG GTAATGGTGATCACGTTGTATGTTTCCACTGTGGTGGAGGACTGCAAgaatggaaggaaaatgaagaccCTTGGGATCAACATGCCAAATGGTTTCCTGG GTGCAGATTTGTGAGCAAGGAAAAGGGGATAGAATTTATAAATAATGTTCACTTAAGAGATGGACGTAAGGATTCAACA ACAGAAGCTGCTGAAGGGACAATACTTCCTAAAG ATGATCTCTTACAGAATCCTTTGGTACAAAGTGCCATAGCCATGGGTTTCAGTTTGTCTGAGATTAGGAACACCATGGAAAAGAGATTGCAGATGACTGGAGAAAGTCACACATCTGTTGAGGATCTGGTAGCAGACTTAAGTGCtcataaagaaaatacaagGGAAGAAGAACCAAATGAAATCCCAGTTGAGCAAGATGAGCTTATTCAATTACAAAACCTCTGTGTGTACTTTCATATCAGTTCTTTAGTCTGTGAAATACTTTTTATTGTTTactctctgatcccagtcttaCCTATGGTAAAGTTACAATACTGTAACTTAAAATTAAAGACATTTGGTTTGGGACGTGCAAAAAAAGCCCTGAACAAACAGGATGTTAACATATTTGAGTGTAGCAGCATTTATAAATATCATCTCTAA
- the LOC125333201 gene encoding E3 ubiquitin-protein ligase XIAP isoform X3, producing the protein MSCNVPHNSEACASADTDGAQEWAQERDRLGTFVGFPQGCAISVLALAQAGFVYTGEGDKVKCFSCHTTIEGWMPGDSAIKRHKHLAPSCKFITESAFLENSMDPVAQNYQNRTENGSSNSVLLCALDDPDVEADYLLRTRQVVDMSDSFYPKNPAMCSEETRLKSFHNWPLNGQLTPQELANAGFYYTGVGDQVACFCCGGKLKNWEPSDRAWSEHKRHFPKCLFVLGRGVGNISSESIPAELGISGLNNAQHPRNPSMAKYGKRLQTFLSWIYPVDKKQLAEAGFYSTGNGDHVVCFHCGGGLQEWKENEDPWDQHAKWFPGCRFVSKEKGIEFINNVHLRDGRKDSTTEAAEGTILPKDDLLQNPLVQSAIAMGFSLSEIRNTMEKRLQMTGESHTSVEDLVADLSAHKENTREEEPNEIPVEQDELIQLQNLCVYFHISSLVCEILFIVYSLIPVLPMVKLQYCNLKLKTFGLGRAKKALNKQDVNIFECSSIYKYHL; encoded by the exons ATGTCGTGTAATGTCCCACATAACTCAGAAGCTTGTGCCTCTGCAGACACTGATGGAGCCCAGGAATGGGCACAGGAACGTGACCGACTGGGAACTTTTGTTGGATTTCCACAGGGCTGTGCCATTTCGGTGTTAGCTCTAGCACAAGCTGGCTTTGTTTATACTGGAGAAGGTGACAAAGTGAAGTGCTTCAGTTGCCATACAACTATTGAAGGATGGATGCCTGGGGATTCTGCAATTAAGAGACACAAACACCTTGCTCCCAGCTGCAAGTTTATTACTGAATCTGCTTTTCTGGAAAATAGCATGGATCCTGTTGCCCAGAACTACCAGAATAGAACTGAAAATGGTTCCAGCAATTCAGTCCTCCTGTGTGCTCTGGATGACCCTGATGTGGAGGCAGATTACCTTTTGAGAACTAGGCAGGTTGTGGATATGTCAGATAGTTTCTATCCTAAAAATCCTGCTATGTGCAGTGAAGAAACAAGATTGAAGTCTTTTCACAACTGGCCCCTCAATGGCCAGTTGACACCACAGGAATTAGCTAATGCTGGATTTTATTATACAGGTGTTGGTGATCAAGTGGCATGTTTTTGTTGTGGTGGAAAATTGAAGAACTGGGAACCCAGTGACAGAGCTTGGTCAGAACACAAGAGGCATTTTCCCAAATGCCTTTTTGTCCTGGGCCGGGGTGTTGGAAATATTTCAAGTGAATCTATTCCTGCTGAGCTTGGCATAAGTGGTCTGAACAATGCACAGCACCCAAGGAATCCCTCTATGGCAAAATATGGAAAACGTTTACAGACATTTTTATCTTGGATATATCCTGTTGACAAGAAGCAACTTGCAGAAGCTGGATTCTATAGCACAG GTAATGGTGATCACGTTGTATGTTTCCACTGTGGTGGAGGACTGCAAgaatggaaggaaaatgaagaccCTTGGGATCAACATGCCAAATGGTTTCCTGG GTGCAGATTTGTGAGCAAGGAAAAGGGGATAGAATTTATAAATAATGTTCACTTAAGAGATGGACGTAAGGATTCAACA ACAGAAGCTGCTGAAGGGACAATACTTCCTAAAG ATGATCTCTTACAGAATCCTTTGGTACAAAGTGCCATAGCCATGGGTTTCAGTTTGTCTGAGATTAGGAACACCATGGAAAAGAGATTGCAGATGACTGGAGAAAGTCACACATCTGTTGAGGATCTGGTAGCAGACTTAAGTGCtcataaagaaaatacaagGGAAGAAGAACCAAATGAAATCCCAGTTGAGCAAGATGAGCTTATTCAATTACAAAACCTCTGTGTGTACTTTCATATCAGTTCTTTAGTCTGTGAAATACTTTTTATTGTTTactctctgatcccagtcttaCCTATGGTAAAGTTACAATACTGTAACTTAAAATTAAAGACATTTGGTTTGGGACGTGCAAAAAAAGCCCTGAACAAACAGGATGTTAACATATTTGAGTGTAGCAGCATTTATAAATATCATCTCTAA